The Paenibacillus dendritiformis region AAGCAGATCGCGCTGTCCGCGCCGGCCATCCCGTATATGTCCAATGTGACGGGAACCTGGATGACGGCGGAGGACGCCGCCGATCCGGCATACTGGACGCGGCACGCGCGGGGGACGGTGCGGTTCGCCGACGGCGCGGCCAAGCTGCTCCAGGAGAAGCAGGCCGTATTTATCGAAGTCGGCCCCGGCAATGCGCTCAGCGGCTTCATCCGCAAGATGCAGGCGCAGGCCGAAGCGGGCGGCGGGCACGGGGCGTATCATCTCGTCCGCCATCCCCAGGAGCAAGCCGCGGATGATGCCTATCTGCTGGAGAAAATAGGAAAATTGTGGATTGCGGGCGTGCGGATCGATTGGAAGGGGTACTATGGGTCGGAACACCGCCGCCGGATTCCTTTGCCGACCTATCCGTTCGAGCGCCGGCGCTATTCCGTGGACGGGATTCGCCTGGCGGCTGCGGGCGGCTTGCGTCGGGCAGCCGCCGTGCGGGAAGGAGCGCTGCCGGAAGCGGGGAGCGGGCGCGAAGCCGCCGCGCGGGGCGGCGCAGCGGTCCGCCCGGTCTCGGCATCGTCCATCGAGCGCCTGATTGCGGATACGGTGCAGCGCCATTTCGGCTTTGCGGACCTCGGCATGAACGATAACTTTTTTGATATCGGAGCGAGCTCGCTCGATATTTCCCAGTTGGCCGACAAGCTGGCAGGGGAGTTGGGAAGGGACATTCCCGTGGTCGCGCTCTATTCGTACCCGACCGTCCGCACGCTGGCGGCGTTCCTGCGGGAAGACGGGCTTCAAGCGCCGGCGGAGGAGGCGCAGAATGAAGAGCGCCGCCGCGCCATGGAAGAGGGACGGACGCGGACGGAGCGGATGAGGTCAACGTCGCTTCAGGAACGAATGCCTGCGGAGCGTGGCGAACGCCGGGAAAGCGGCTCCTCCGCCTCCGGGGAGAACGGGCTCGACATTGCCGTGATCGGCATGGCCGCCCGCTTCCCGGGCGCGGATAATCTCGACCAGTTCTGGCGCAATCTGCGCGACGGGGTCGAGTCGATTACGTTCTTCACCGACGAGGAGCTGCTGCAGGAGGGCGTCGATCCGGCGCTTGTCTCCAATCCGTCTTACGTGAAAGCCAAGGGCATCCTGAATGGAATCGACCAGTTCGATGCCGCCTTTTTCGGTTATTCGCCGCGGGAAGCCCAGCTTATGGACCCGCAGCTCCGGCTGTTCCATGAATGCGCGTGGGAAGCGCTGGAATCGGCCGGGTACAACCCGGACGCCTACCCCGGACTTATCGGCGTTTATGCGGGCGCGACCCCGAATTTGGAATGGGTCTCCCGCTTTGCCGGAGGCCTGGGCGGAACGGAGCGGTTCAGCGCCATGCTGCTGAACGATCGGGAATTTTTCAGCACGCAGTTATCCTATAAGCTCAATCTGCGCGGACCGAGCATTTCCATGCAGACCGCCTGCTCGACTTCGCTGGTCAACATCGCGCTCGCCGCCCAGGGGCTATTGGCGGGGGCATGCGATATCGCCTTGGCAGGCGGGGCCACCGTCAGCGTGCCCCACAAGCAAGGCTATCTCTACGAAGACGGCATGATTCTGTCGCCTGACGGGCACTGCCGCGCCTTCGACGAGCAGGCGGCGGGAACCGTCTTCGGAGACGGCGTCGGCGTCGTCATCCTGAAAAGGCTGCGCGACGCCATCGCGGACGGAGACATCATCCACGCCGTCATCAAAGGCTTCGGCCTGAACAATGACGGCATGCGCAAGGTCGGCTTCACCGCCCCGAGCACGAAGGGACAGGCCGAGGTGATCCGCGCGGCCCATTTGATGGCCGGCGTGGAGCCGGAGAGCATCACTTACGTCGAGGCGCACGGAACGGGCACCAATATGGGGGACCCGATCGAGATCGAGGCGTTGAAGGAGGCGTTCCGCACCGGGGAGACGGGCTTTTGCCGCATCGGGTCGGTCAAGACCAACGTCGGGCATCTCAACAGCGCGGCCGGCGCGGCCGGGTTCATCAAGACGGTGCTGGCGATGAAGGCGAGGCAAATTCCGCCGAGCCTGCATTTTGAGCGGGAAAATCCAAAGATCGATTTCGCCAACAGCCCGTTTGTCGTCAACACCGATCTGACGCCTTGGGAGAGCGGCCGCTATCCGCTGCGCTCCGGGGTCAGCTCGTTCGGCATCGGGGGGACCAACGCGCATGTCGTCCTGGAGGAGGCCCCTGTCCTGGAGCCATCGGGCGAAGGCCGAACCGATAAATTGCTGCTCTTGTCGGCGAGAACGGCGACGGCTCTGACCGAGGCGAAAGCGCGCTTGGCCAAGTTCCTGACGGAACGGCCGGACATCAATCTGTCGGATGCGGCGTACACGCTGCAAGCAGGCCGCAAGGCCTTCGAATGGAGAGCCGCGGTCGTCTGCAGGACGGCGGAGGAAGCGGCCGCCATTCTGGCATCGCCCGAGCCTGACCGGATCGCGGCGGCCGAGACGGGAACGCAAGCCCGTTCCGTCGTGCTCCTGTTCCCGGGGCAAGGCTCCCAATATGTCAACATGGGCCGCGGACTGTACCGCGATGAGCCTGACTTCCGGGAGGAGGTGGACCGGTGTCTCGCACTCATTCAACCGCATATGGCGCTTGACTTGAAGGCCGTGCTTTATCCGGACGAGGCCGGCCGCGAAGCCCGTGAGGACGAGCTTATGCTGCGGACGGATATCGCGCAGCCCCTGCTCTTCATCGTCGAATATGCGCTGGCCAAGCTGCTCATGCGGTGGGGCGTTCGTCCGGAGGCGATGATGGGGCACAGCATCGGCGAGTATGTCGCCGCGTGCCTGGCGGGGGTATTTACGCTGGACGAAGCGCTGCAGCTCGTCGCGCTTCGCGGACGGCTCATGCAGGGCATGCCTGCCGGAGCGATGCTCAGCGTAGCGCTGCCCGAGCCTGAATTGCGCGGCATGCTGCCGGATCGGCTTGCGCTGGCTGCCGTCAACAGCACGTCCTTATGCGTCGTCGCAGGGGAGTCGGCCGACATTGACGAATTTGCCCGGCGGCTTGAAGCCGCGGGCTGCGCGTGCCGCCGTCTGCATACCTCCCATGCGTTCCATTCGCACATGATGGATCCGATCTTGCCGGAATTTGCGGAGCGGGTGCGCTCGATCCGGCTGAAGGAGCCGGCGATGCCTTTTATATCCAATGTGTCCGGCACGTGGATTACGCCGGAAGAAGCCACGGATCCCGAATATTGGGTCGGGCATTTGCGGTCGGCCGTGCGCTTCGCGGACGGGCTGGACGAACTGTTGAGCAACCCGCGGGCCGTGTTCATCGAGGCGGGCCCGGGCAATGCGCTCAGCACGTTCGTGCGCAAGCATCTCGCGGCTTCGCGGGACCGGGTCGCCGTCAATCTGATGAGGCACCCTCAGGAAGCCGACTCGGATTCCGCTTACTTGCTTCACAAAATCGGGCGCCTCTGGCTGGCCGGCATCGATATCGATTGGGGGGGCTTCTATGCGCATGAGCGCCGGAGACGCGTGGAACTGCCAACCTATCCGATGGAGCGGCAGCGCTATTGGCTGGATGAGGCGCAGCAGCCGCTGTCGCCGGAACGTCCAGCCGGGCCGCGGGGCCGGGGCAAAAACCCGAACATAGCCGACTGGTTCTATTACCCTTCGTGGGAACGGACGGTACTGCAGGAGGTCCCGGACAAGCCGGACGGGGACGGGCGGCATGACTGGCTTATCTTCGCGGACGGCTGCGGCCTCGCGGACGAACTGGCCGCCCTCGCGCGCCAGGAGGGGCATCGGGCCGTCATGGTGGAGGCCGGTACCGCGTTCGCCAAGCGCGATCCCGATACGTTCACGCTGGCCCCTGCTGTGGCCGAGCAGTACGCGCTGCTGTTGGAGGAGCTGCGCGCCCGGGAGTTTACGCCGGACCGGGTCGTCCATTTATGGAATGTCTCTCCCGCCGACGAGGAATTGCCGGATGGGGATTGTTCCGGCGCGGAGGCGGGGGCGCAGGCGGAGTCCGAGCGGCGCCAGCAAGAACTCGGGTATTACAGCTTGATCTTCCTCGCTCAAGCGCTTCGCAGACAGAAGGAGACCGCGGACGTCCGCATTGCCGTCGTGTCGACCGATATGCAGGAGGTAACGGGTCTGGAACGGCTGTCTCCGGGCAAAATGACGCTGCTGGGGCCAAGCCTCGTCATTCAGCAGGAATACAGCGGAATGACCTGCGTAAGCATCGATATCGACGCGCCGGAAGGGAACGGACATCATCGGCGAACCGCCGAACGCATCGCAGCGGAGCTGTCGGTCCCGGCATCGGATCGCCTGATCGCTTATCGCGGCCCATACCGCTGGGTGCAGCAGTACAAGCCGCTTGCCCTGCGACAGGCGGATCCTCCGGCGGCGCCATTCCGGGAACGCGGGGTCTACCTGGTCACCGGCGGGCTCGGTGGAATCGGCATGCTGACGGCGGAGTATTTGGCCCGGCATTACCGGGCGCGGCTCATACTTACCGGGCGTTCTTCCTTCCCCGCGCGGGAGGAATACGGCCATTGGCTGGCCGAACACGGCGAAGCGCATCCGATCTCCCGCAAAATCAAGCGGGTGCAGCAGTTGGAGGCATTGGGGGCCGAGGTGACTTACATCCAGGCCGATCTGTCCGACGAAGCGCATATGAGCCGCGTATTCGAATCTATTGACGCCGCGTACGGCGGCGTGAACGGGGTCGTGCAGGCAGCCGGGCTTCCCGGCGCGGAATCGTTCCGCGCGATCGAGAATATCGGCCGGGGCCAGACCGACGAACAGTTCCGCGCCAAAGTCCAAGGGCTGCAGACGCTGTCGAAGCTGCTTGCCGGGAGAGAAGCGGATGTGTGCATTCTGTTCTCCTCGATCGCCAGCGTGCTGGGCGGACTGGGCTTCAGCTCCTATTCGGCCGCGAACCTGTACATGGATGCCTTCGCCCGCAGACAGAACCGGGCAGGGGGGACGAAGTGGCTGTGCGTCAATTGGGACGCATGGGAGTTCTGGGAGGAGCACCGCTCGACCATTGGGGAATCACTCGTCGAGCTGGCGATATTGCCTGCCGAAGCGCCGGATCTGTTCCGGTACGTCTACAACCGTTGCGGCAGCAACCAGATTATCGTGTCCACCGGAGATCTGGATATGCGCATCGATCAATGGATTCGGCACGCAGGCAAGAAGAAGGAAGAACCGGCGGGAAGCGGGACCACATTCGGCAGGCCGAATCTGACCAACCCGTACGTCGCGCCGCGCAACCGGATCGAGAAGACGATCGCCGACGTGTGGAAGCAATTTTTCCGTATGGATGAAGTGGGCATACATGATAATTTCTTTGACCTTGGGGCGAGTTCCCTTGACATGATCCAATTGACCGGCAAATTAAACGAAGCGTTGGGCGAAAGCATCGCCGTCGTCGATTTGTTCACCTATCCCAGCATCCATGCGCTCGCTCAGCGCTTAACCCGGAACGGACAGGACGAGGCGGAGGAAGCGGAGATGGAGCAGCAGTTCATCGGTTCGGTGGCCAAAGGAAAGAAACGGCAGCAGCAGCAAAAAGAAAAAAGACGCAAAGGAGAGGTCTTGCAATGAGCGTATCGAGCGGAAGAGAGTACACCGGATCCGAAATCGCCGTCATCGGCATGTCGGGAAGGTTCCCGGGCGCCAAAAACTTGCGGGAATATTGGGACAACCTCTGCAACGCCAAAGAGAGCATTTCCTTTTTCAGCGAAGAGGAACTGCTGGAGGCCGGGATCGATCCGGATACGTTGCGCCATCCGAATTTTGTGAAGGCCAAAGGGATGCTGGATGACATCGAATACTTCGATCCCGAGTTTTTTGATTATACCCCGCGCGAAGCGGAGGTGATGGATCCGCAATTCCGCCTTCTGCACGAATGCTCTTGGGAGGCCCTCGAGCAAGCGGGCTACGATCCGAAGACGTATCGAGGGGCCATCGGGCTCTATACCGGGGCGGCCTTCAATTCCCACTGGTTCATGCGGGCGTTCAAAGGGCTGGGGACGGCGGAGGAATCCGCGACGCTGGAGACGGCGATGCTGAACCTTCGCGATTATATGGCGACGCTCGTCTCGTACAAGCTGAATTTGAAGGGGCCGAGCTTCACGGTGCAGACGGCCTGCTCCACATCGCTCGTGGCCGTGCATCTCGCCTGCCAGGGCTTGCTCAGCGGCGAGTGCGGCATGGCGCTTGCCGGCGGGGTGTCGATTCAACTGCCGAAGAAAAACGGATATTTCTATCAAGAAGGCATGATCAATTCGCCTGACGGGCACTGCCGCGCTTTTGACGAACAGGCGGCCGGCACCGTCTTCGGGGACGGCGCGGGCATCGTCCTCCTCAAGCCGCTGGAGGATGCGCTCGCGGACGGCGACCACATCTTCGCCGTCATTAAAGGCTCGGCCATCAATAATGACGGGAACCGGAAAGTGGGATATACCGCGCCCAGCACGCAGGGACAAGTGTCCGTCATCCGAGCCGCCCACCACGTGGCGGAAGTGGAGCCGGAAAGCATCAGCTACATTGAGGCGCACGGCACGGGGACGACGCTGGGCGATCCGATCGAGATCGAAGCGTTGAAAACCGCATTTCAAACGGAAAAGAAAGGGTATTGCGGCATCGGCTCAGCCAAATCCAACATCGGACATTTGAACAACGCCGCGGGGGTGGCCGGCTTCATCAAGACCGTGCTCGCGCTGGCGAACAAACAACTGCCGCCGACGCTTCATTATGAACGTCCGAACCCGAAGATCGACTTCGAGAACAGCCCGTTCTATGTCAACGATCGCTTGAGAGCGTGGACGAGCGGCGGCGTGCCGCTGCGTGCCGGAGTCAGCTCGTTCGGCATCGGCGGAACGAACGCGCATGTCGTGCTGGAGGAGGCGCCGCCCGCAGCCGCGTCCT contains the following coding sequences:
- a CDS encoding type I polyketide synthase — encoded protein: MSAANGMYEGTGLEIAVIGMAGRFPGAKNLAEFWANLRDGVESVTFFTDEELREAGIGPELLEHPQYVKAKAMLEDVESFDAPFFNYSPREAELVDPQFRLFHECSWEALEDAGYTPDTDGKLIGVYAGASPNTYWVANQIMSAAHASDHFQILQLNNPSFTTRISYKLNLKGPSVSVQTACSTSLVSIHLACQGLLGGECDLALAGGVSINLPRITGYLYQEGMIQSPDGHCRPFDEGANGTLFGDGIGIVVLKRLADALADGDTIHAIIKGSAINNDGSRKVGYTAPSTNGQVEVVRAAHHMAEVDPESIGYIEAHGTGTALGDPIEVEALQLAFATERTGFCKIGSLKSNIGHLDAAAGVAGFIKAVLALKHKQIPPSLHVQRPNPKIDFARSPFAVNTELTRWDRAGSPRRAGVSSFGIGGTNAHVVLEEAPPTPAGSSGRDMKLLVLSAETEDGLERAARNLGDFLRTRPETGLADAAYTLQTGRKRFRFRRALVCSDVREAVSSLDDPANGKVHTGESEIDRAKVIFLFPGQGSQYVNMGLDLYRKESLFRAEMNRCCEIIAAAGGPDLRELLYPEEDRAASPFAAERINRTESAQPALFAFEYALAKLLMSWGIQPHAMIGHSIGEYTAACLSGVLSLQDALELVTLRGKLMQSLPPGEMLSVSLSEESLSALLPPELALAAVNGPEQCVVSGPPAAIASFAAALAERQVAHRKLHTSHAFHSAMMEPILAPYADKVKQIALSAPAIPYMSNVTGTWMTAEDAADPAYWTRHARGTVRFADGAAKLLQEKQAVFIEVGPGNALSGFIRKMQAQAEAGGGHGAYHLVRHPQEQAADDAYLLEKIGKLWIAGVRIDWKGYYGSEHRRRIPLPTYPFERRRYSVDGIRLAAAGGLRRAAAVREGALPEAGSGREAAARGGAAVRPVSASSIERLIADTVQRHFGFADLGMNDNFFDIGASSLDISQLADKLAGELGRDIPVVALYSYPTVRTLAAFLREDGLQAPAEEAQNEERRRAMEEGRTRTERMRSTSLQERMPAERGERRESGSSASGENGLDIAVIGMAARFPGADNLDQFWRNLRDGVESITFFTDEELLQEGVDPALVSNPSYVKAKGILNGIDQFDAAFFGYSPREAQLMDPQLRLFHECAWEALESAGYNPDAYPGLIGVYAGATPNLEWVSRFAGGLGGTERFSAMLLNDREFFSTQLSYKLNLRGPSISMQTACSTSLVNIALAAQGLLAGACDIALAGGATVSVPHKQGYLYEDGMILSPDGHCRAFDEQAAGTVFGDGVGVVILKRLRDAIADGDIIHAVIKGFGLNNDGMRKVGFTAPSTKGQAEVIRAAHLMAGVEPESITYVEAHGTGTNMGDPIEIEALKEAFRTGETGFCRIGSVKTNVGHLNSAAGAAGFIKTVLAMKARQIPPSLHFERENPKIDFANSPFVVNTDLTPWESGRYPLRSGVSSFGIGGTNAHVVLEEAPVLEPSGEGRTDKLLLLSARTATALTEAKARLAKFLTERPDINLSDAAYTLQAGRKAFEWRAAVVCRTAEEAAAILASPEPDRIAAAETGTQARSVVLLFPGQGSQYVNMGRGLYRDEPDFREEVDRCLALIQPHMALDLKAVLYPDEAGREAREDELMLRTDIAQPLLFIVEYALAKLLMRWGVRPEAMMGHSIGEYVAACLAGVFTLDEALQLVALRGRLMQGMPAGAMLSVALPEPELRGMLPDRLALAAVNSTSLCVVAGESADIDEFARRLEAAGCACRRLHTSHAFHSHMMDPILPEFAERVRSIRLKEPAMPFISNVSGTWITPEEATDPEYWVGHLRSAVRFADGLDELLSNPRAVFIEAGPGNALSTFVRKHLAASRDRVAVNLMRHPQEADSDSAYLLHKIGRLWLAGIDIDWGGFYAHERRRRVELPTYPMERQRYWLDEAQQPLSPERPAGPRGRGKNPNIADWFYYPSWERTVLQEVPDKPDGDGRHDWLIFADGCGLADELAALARQEGHRAVMVEAGTAFAKRDPDTFTLAPAVAEQYALLLEELRAREFTPDRVVHLWNVSPADEELPDGDCSGAEAGAQAESERRQQELGYYSLIFLAQALRRQKETADVRIAVVSTDMQEVTGLERLSPGKMTLLGPSLVIQQEYSGMTCVSIDIDAPEGNGHHRRTAERIAAELSVPASDRLIAYRGPYRWVQQYKPLALRQADPPAAPFRERGVYLVTGGLGGIGMLTAEYLARHYRARLILTGRSSFPAREEYGHWLAEHGEAHPISRKIKRVQQLEALGAEVTYIQADLSDEAHMSRVFESIDAAYGGVNGVVQAAGLPGAESFRAIENIGRGQTDEQFRAKVQGLQTLSKLLAGREADVCILFSSIASVLGGLGFSSYSAANLYMDAFARRQNRAGGTKWLCVNWDAWEFWEEHRSTIGESLVELAILPAEAPDLFRYVYNRCGSNQIIVSTGDLDMRIDQWIRHAGKKKEEPAGSGTTFGRPNLTNPYVAPRNRIEKTIADVWKQFFRMDEVGIHDNFFDLGASSLDMIQLTGKLNEALGESIAVVDLFTYPSIHALAQRLTRNGQDEAEEAEMEQQFIGSVAKGKKRQQQQKEKRRKGEVLQ